A region from the Acyrthosiphon pisum isolate AL4f chromosome A1, pea_aphid_22Mar2018_4r6ur, whole genome shotgun sequence genome encodes:
- the LOC100165382 gene encoding uncharacterized protein LOC100165382, whose translation MTDESWIDQDKTKSYKFLLERMAGGRMAVYIKKFEILQKETANSTMLIDCVPVIMDLITCDLNVDKALRQSLLRSLVQMVVSSENVVQKLSAAWKTDVLLGNLVRVMREHVLTQYKHYQLYTHNVVTVMKCLAQVMKNNKVKENKLIQTTYLVGKDSCTMLDVLLKPMQYLVNMNKMFNDLGLLLLNTEDTDYVGEIKRYLTQVFNKIQSKLDLVSEIIDQIVKRYEKRCEKNKSADEKWKNLKEKLRKMFEATIVAPCSFTFNLYLNYYFPNEEHVNEYLNTLIKT comes from the exons ATGACGGACGAAAGTTGGATCGACCAAGACAAAACCAAAAGTTACAAATTTCTACTTG AACGTATGGCCGGAGGAAGAATGGCTGTATACATTAAGAAGTTCGAAATACTCCAAAAAGAGACAGCCAACTCGACCATGCTCATCGATTGTGTGCCAGTCATTATGGACCTGATCACGTGTGATCTGAACGTGGATAAAGCGTTACGACAGTCGTTGCTCCGTAGTCTTGTTCAAA TGGTTGTTTCGTCGGAAAATGTTGTACAAAAGCTCTCGGCCGCGTGGAAAACGGATGTGCTGTTGGGAAATCTGGTCCGAGTCATGCGCGAACATGTCTTGACGCAATACAAACACTATCAACTTTACACGCATAACGTGGTCACCGTGATGAAGTGTTTGGCACAAGTCAT GAAAAACAACAAAGTTAAAGAAAATAAGCTCATCCAGACCACGTACCTAGTGGGCAAGGACAGCTGCACTATGTTGGATGTTCTTCTGAAACCCATGCAGTATCTGGTAAACATGAACAAGATGTTTAACGATTTAGGGTTGCTATTGCTGAATACCGAGGACACGGACTATGTAGGCGAAATAAAGCGTTATTTGACTCAG gttttcaacaaaattcaGAGCAAGCTCGATCTTGTGTCAGAAATTATTGATCAAATTGTCAAACGATATGAGAAACGATGCGAGAAAAACAAATCAGCTGACGAAAAATGGAAGAATTTAAA agaaaaactaagaaaaatgtTTGAAGCCACCATTGTTGCACCTTGTTCGTTTACTTtcaacttatatttaaattactattttcctAACGAAGAACACGTCAATGAATATTTGAAcactttaattaaaacataa